Proteins from a genomic interval of Kitasatospora kifunensis:
- a CDS encoding PH domain-containing protein: MTESAGTPDPGPAASADGPKYAEHVFRSTPGIISGVMLLAVAGWLIVDAVVSGTGKTPWVALACAPLFAAPVIAYTLRPAVTAGLDRLVVRNPLRTIVVPWAEVQGLRAGYSAELTAEEKTYQLWAVPVSLRQRKKAERRGLLSVSGAEPRAMQIGSLGKLQRGSVAGAPDHNRAWSDQVVDLLREQAKMNAVRPTAKGEVTVTWCWWIIAPTLVGLVALVALLAA; encoded by the coding sequence ATGACCGAATCCGCCGGCACGCCCGACCCGGGCCCTGCCGCCTCCGCCGACGGGCCGAAGTACGCCGAGCACGTCTTCCGCTCAACCCCCGGCATCATCTCCGGTGTCATGCTGCTCGCGGTGGCCGGCTGGCTCATCGTCGACGCCGTCGTGAGCGGCACCGGCAAGACCCCCTGGGTCGCGTTGGCCTGCGCCCCGCTGTTCGCCGCACCGGTGATCGCCTACACCCTGCGTCCGGCGGTCACGGCCGGCCTGGACCGCCTGGTGGTCCGCAACCCGCTGCGCACGATCGTGGTGCCCTGGGCCGAGGTGCAGGGGCTGCGGGCCGGCTACTCGGCCGAGCTGACGGCCGAGGAGAAGACCTACCAGTTGTGGGCGGTGCCGGTCTCGCTGCGCCAGCGCAAGAAGGCGGAGCGGCGGGGGTTGCTCTCGGTCTCCGGCGCGGAGCCGCGGGCCATGCAGATCGGCAGCCTGGGCAAGCTGCAGCGCGGTTCGGTGGCCGGTGCCCCGGACCACAACCGGGCCTGGTCCGACCAGGTGGTCGACCTGCTGCGCGAGCAGGCGAAGATGAACGCCGTGCGGCCGACCGCCAAGGGCGAGGTCACGGTCACCTGGTGCTGGTGGATCATCGCGCCGACCTTGGTCGGGCTGGTGGCGCTGGTCGCGCTACTCGCGGCCTGA